One Oscillospiraceae bacterium genomic region harbors:
- the ruvC gene encoding crossover junction endodeoxyribonuclease RuvC produces the protein MRVLGIDPGYAIVGWGVVEYVGNRFAPVGYGAVVTEKDTPFEQRLVEIYEGVLDICKRYKPEALSIEKLYYQHNQTTVIGVAEARGVILLAAAQCGVPIYEYTPMQVKQAITGYGKAVKKQIQEMTRMMLHLETIPKPDDTADALGMAIAHCHCSRSRLMGTPVR, from the coding sequence TTGCGAGTCCTTGGTATTGATCCCGGCTACGCAATTGTAGGCTGGGGCGTTGTGGAATATGTGGGCAACCGGTTCGCGCCGGTGGGCTACGGGGCGGTCGTTACCGAGAAAGACACCCCCTTTGAGCAGCGCCTGGTCGAGATCTACGAGGGCGTGCTGGACATCTGCAAACGCTACAAGCCCGAAGCCCTCTCCATCGAGAAGCTTTACTACCAGCACAACCAGACCACCGTTATCGGCGTGGCCGAGGCACGCGGGGTCATCCTGCTGGCGGCGGCCCAGTGCGGTGTGCCGATCTATGAATACACGCCCATGCAGGTCAAGCAGGCCATCACCGGCTACGGCAAGGCCGTAAAAAAGCAGATCCAGGAGATGACCCGCATGATGCTGCACCTGGAGACCATACCCAAGCCCGACGACACCGCCGACGCCCTGGGTATGGCCATCGCCCATTGCCATTGCAGCCGCAGCCGCCTGATGGGTACGCCGGTACGATAA